The proteins below are encoded in one region of Sphaeramia orbicularis unplaced genomic scaffold, fSphaOr1.1, whole genome shotgun sequence:
- the LOC115416490 gene encoding cyclin-G2-like isoform X1: protein MDAFKLMKELKTNYEQEVYYLPKEAGLSLIESTTQDDSRISAKCRDAKVEDLWSLTSFFGYSAQTFVLAVNLLDRFLAMMRIQPKHLSCVSLSCLHMAAKVTEEECNLTPTDELIRIGQCRFTVSDLGRMEKIIAEKLDFKSRAVTALTFLHLYHQIAQSHCTERTETLSLDKLEAQLKACLCRISFSKAKPSVLALSLLRQDIEAVCSEDLLEITCHIQRHLKIAEAELLLWSERVAQCLSDYASPECIKPNHRRLQWVVSRRTAQNLHSYRSVPELPTIPEGCWDESESEDSCEDMLSSGEESLSSSLGSDAEGRFFPLHLRRQKRR from the exons ATGGATGCCTTCAAGCTGATGAAGGAGCTGAAGACCAACTATGAGCAGGAGGTTTACTACCTGCCCAAAGAGGCTGGTCTGAGCCTCATTGAGTCCACCACACAg GACGACAGTCGGATCTCAGCCAAGTGCAGAGATGCCAAAGTGGAGGACTTATGGAGTCTGACCAGCTTCTTCGGTTACAGCGCCCAGACCTTCGTCCTGGCAGTGAACCTGCTGGACAGATTCCTGGCCATGATGAgg ATCCAGCCCAAACACCTGTCCTGCGTCAGCCTCAGCTGCCTCCACATGGCCGCCAAAGTGACGGAGGAGGAGTGTAACCTGACGCCCACCGACGAGCTGATCCGCATCGGACAGTGTCGCTTCACCGTGTCCGACCTGGGCCGCATGGAGAAGATCATCGCAGAGAAGCTGGACTTCAAGTCCAGAGCCGTCACCGCCTTAACCTTCCTGCATCTGTACCATCAGATCGCACAGTCGCACTGCACCGAGCG GACAGAGACTCTGAGTCTGGACAAACTGGAGGCTCAGCTCAAAGCCTGTCTGTGTCGGATCTCCTTCTCTAAAGCCAAG ccGTCCGTCCTGGCCTTGTCTCTGCTGAGGCAGGACATCGAAGCCGTCTGCTCAGAGGACCTGCTGGAGATCACCTGCCACATCCAGAGACACCTGAAG ATCGCTGAGGCGGAGCTGCTGCTGTGGAGCGAACGCGTGGCCCAGTGTCTGTCCGACTACGCCTCGCCTGAATGCATCAAACCAAACCACCGCAGGCTGCAGTGGGTGGTGTCCCGCAGGACCGCCCAGAACCTGCACAGCTACAGGAGTGTCCCTGAACTACCCACCATCCCAGAGGGCTGCTGGGACGAGAGCGAGAG TGAGGACTCGTGTGAGGACATGCTGAGTTCGGGGGAGGAGTCTCTGAGCTCGTCTCTGGGCAGCGACGCAGAAGGACGCTTCTTCCCTCTGCACCTCCGACGCCAAAAACGCCGCTGA
- the LOC115416490 gene encoding cyclin-G2-like isoform X2 has translation MDAFKLMKELKTNYEQEVYYLPKEAGLSLIESTTQDDSRISAKCRDAKVEDLWSLTSFFGYSAQTFVLAVNLLDRFLAMMRIQPKHLSCVSLSCLHMAAKVTEEECNLTPTDELIRIGQCRFTVSDLGRMEKIIAEKLDFKSRAVTALTFLHLYHQIAQSHCTDRTETLSLDKLEAQLKACLCRISFSKAKPSVLALSLLRQDIEAVCSEDLLEITCHIQRHLKIAEAELLLWSERVAQCLSDYASPECIKPNHRRLQWVVSRRTAQNLHSYRSVPELPTIPEGCWDESESEDSCEDMLSSGEESLSSSLGSDAEGRFFPLHLRRQKRR, from the exons ATGGATGCCTTCAAGCTGATGAAGGAGCTGAAGACCAACTATGAGCAGGAGGTTTACTACCTGCCCAAAGAGGCTGGTCTGAGCCTCATTGAGTCCACCACACAg GACGACAGTCGGATCTCAGCCAAGTGCAGAGATGCCAAAGTGGAGGACTTATGGAGTCTGACCAGCTTCTTCGGTTACAGCGCCCAGACCTTCGTCCTGGCAGTGAACCTGCTGGACAGATTCCTGGCCATGATGAgg ATCCAGCCCAAACACCTGTCCTGCGTCAGCCTCAGCTGCCTCCACATGGCCGCCAAAGTGACGGAGGAGGAGTGTAACCTGACGCCCACCGACGAGCTGATCCGCATCGGACAGTGTCGCTTCACCGTGTCCGACCTGGGCCGCATGGAGAAGATCATCGCAGAGAAGCTGGACTTCAAGTCCAGAGCCGTCACCGCCTTAACCTTCCTGCATCTGTACCATCAGATCGCACAGTCGCACTGCACCG ACAGGACAGAGACTCTGAGTCTGGACAAACTGGAGGCTCAGCTCAAAGCCTGTCTGTGTCGGATCTCCTTCTCTAAAGCCAAG ccGTCCGTCCTGGCCTTGTCTCTGCTGAGGCAGGACATCGAAGCCGTCTGCTCAGAGGACCTGCTGGAGATCACCTGCCACATCCAGAGACACCTGAAG ATCGCTGAGGCGGAGCTGCTGCTGTGGAGCGAACGCGTGGCCCAGTGTCTGTCCGACTACGCCTCGCCTGAATGCATCAAACCAAACCACCGCAGGCTGCAGTGGGTGGTGTCCCGCAGGACCGCCCAGAACCTGCACAGCTACAGGAGTGTCCCTGAACTACCCACCATCCCAGAGGGCTGCTGGGACGAGAGCGAGAG TGAGGACTCGTGTGAGGACATGCTGAGTTCGGGGGAGGAGTCTCTGAGCTCGTCTCTGGGCAGCGACGCAGAAGGACGCTTCTTCCCTCTGCACCTCCGACGCCAAAAACGCCGCTGA